The proteins below are encoded in one region of Gammaproteobacteria bacterium:
- a CDS encoding BON domain-containing protein, translating to MKDSLFMHLRKTLLAVGLVSALSLAACSGDDRAGQMSDDMAADAPKESENLGAAVSDTGITAKVKARLASDQRTQGKGVSVQTNNGVVTLSGQVATVDVSEAAEELARNVPDVKGIDNQIQAPSTIDELGDRAENAADQAGTAMSDAMITTKVKAKLAADDMVKAMDIDVDTESAEVSLSGTVASDTVRDRAVELAESVDGVASVDADGLMVK from the coding sequence ATGAAAGACAGCTTGTTCATGCACTTACGCAAGACACTGCTGGCGGTGGGGCTGGTTTCAGCCCTCAGTCTGGCGGCTTGCTCAGGCGACGATCGAGCAGGCCAGATGTCCGATGACATGGCGGCCGACGCACCGAAGGAAAGCGAAAATCTTGGTGCGGCGGTCAGCGATACGGGCATCACTGCGAAGGTCAAGGCCCGACTGGCGTCCGACCAGCGCACTCAAGGAAAGGGCGTGAGCGTGCAGACCAACAACGGCGTGGTCACGCTCAGTGGTCAGGTCGCGACCGTGGATGTGTCGGAAGCCGCCGAGGAACTCGCGCGCAATGTTCCGGACGTGAAGGGCATCGATAACCAGATTCAGGCACCGTCCACCATCGACGAACTCGGCGATCGAGCCGAGAATGCAGCGGATCAGGCCGGAACAGCCATGTCCGACGCCATGATTACCACCAAGGTCAAGGCCAAGCTGGCGGCGGACGATATGGTCAAGGCGATGGACATCGATGTGGATACCGAAAGCGCGGAGGTCTCGCTCAGCGGTACCGTTGCCAGCGATACGGTCCGTGATCGTGCCGTCGAGCTTGCGGAATCGGTGGACGGCGTTGCCAGCGTGGACGCTGACGGCTTGATGGTGAAGTAG